In Pelmatolapia mariae isolate MD_Pm_ZW linkage group LG2, Pm_UMD_F_2, whole genome shotgun sequence, one DNA window encodes the following:
- the npy7r gene encoding neuropeptide Y receptor Y7 isoform X1, protein MRTAECKVSLDLASSKMSPPDISNSTGEEEAGETDPLFLLNDSMGLHQPGYHTDIIKHLGVQISLITAYSLIILLGLLGNALVIYMIVRYRNMRTVTNFFIANLALADLLVNTFCLPFTLVYTLLEEWTFGAVLCHMVPFAQALSVHVSILTMTVIALERYRCIVFHLGMRLTWHSSFLIMAFTWTVSAVLAAPLAIFREFRYEEIPSINRRFPVCTEKWPQVTSRDGLIFSLSMLLLQYIIPLAIISYAYICIWVKLKNHISPSSRNDSINRRKKTTKMLALVVVVFAICWLPFHAFQLAIDLDLVLRLEEYKLIYTVFHIVAMCSTFTNPLLYGWMNKNYRNGFLMVFRCEDKPDTFHLEGSFRTRSLRRTTLNGRNGGHPPTAV, encoded by the exons ATGCGCACTGCTGA GTGTAAAGTCAGCCTTGATCTAGCATCTTCCAAAATGAGCCCACCGGACATATCCAACAGCACGGGAGAAGAGGAGGCTGGAGAAACCGATCCCTTGTTTCTGCTTAACGACAGCATGGGCTTGCACCAGCCTGGATACCACACTGACATCATCAAGCACCTTGGAGTCCAGATCAGCCTGATCACAGCTTACTCGCTTATCATCCTGCTGGGGCTGCTGGGCAATGCTCTCGTTATCTACATGATAGTTCGCTACAGAAACATGCGAACAGTCACCAACTTCTTCATAGCTAACCTGGCCCTGGCAGACCTTCTCGTGAACACCTTCTGTTTGCCCTTCACTCTGGTTTACACTCTTCTAGAAGAGTGGACATTTGGGGCTGTGTTGTGCCACATGGTGCCCTTTGCCCAGGCTCTGAGTGTGCACGTATCCATCCTCACCATGACTGTCATAGCTCTGGAGCGCTATCGTTGCATCGTCTTCCACCTTGGAATGCGGCTCACGTGGCACTCGAGCTTCCTCATCATGGCATTCACCTGGACTGTGTCTGCTGTCCTGGCAGCACCCCTCGCCATCTTCAGAGAGTTCCGCTATGAAGAGATCCCGTCGATCAACCGACGCTTTCCCGTCTGCACTGAAAAGTGGCCCCAAGTGACCAGCAGGGATGGGCTCATCTTCAGCCTCTCAATGCTCCTCCTGCAGTATATCATTCCTCTAGCCATCATCAGTTACGCCTACATCTGCATCTGGGTCAAACTGAAAAATCACATCAGCCCATCAAGCCGCAACGACAGCATCAACCGCCGCAAAAAGACCACAAAGATGCTGGCGcttgtggtggtggtgtttgCCATCTGCTGGCTGCCCTTCCATGCCTTTCAGTTGGCCATCGACCTGGACCTGGTGCTCAGGCTCGAGGAGTATAAACTAATATACACCGTGTTCCACATTGTGGCTATGTGTTCAACTTTTACCAACCCTCTCCTGTACGGGTGGATGAATAAAAACTACAGGAATGGCTTCCTCATGGTGTTCCGGTGCGAAGACAAGCCGGATACTTTCCACCTGGAAGGCTCATTCAGGACTCGCTCCTTGAGGAGGACGACTCTGAACGGCCGTAACGGCGGACACCCTCCCACTGCTGTGTGA
- the npy7r gene encoding neuropeptide Y receptor Y7 isoform X2 — protein sequence MSPPDISNSTGEEEAGETDPLFLLNDSMGLHQPGYHTDIIKHLGVQISLITAYSLIILLGLLGNALVIYMIVRYRNMRTVTNFFIANLALADLLVNTFCLPFTLVYTLLEEWTFGAVLCHMVPFAQALSVHVSILTMTVIALERYRCIVFHLGMRLTWHSSFLIMAFTWTVSAVLAAPLAIFREFRYEEIPSINRRFPVCTEKWPQVTSRDGLIFSLSMLLLQYIIPLAIISYAYICIWVKLKNHISPSSRNDSINRRKKTTKMLALVVVVFAICWLPFHAFQLAIDLDLVLRLEEYKLIYTVFHIVAMCSTFTNPLLYGWMNKNYRNGFLMVFRCEDKPDTFHLEGSFRTRSLRRTTLNGRNGGHPPTAV from the coding sequence ATGAGCCCACCGGACATATCCAACAGCACGGGAGAAGAGGAGGCTGGAGAAACCGATCCCTTGTTTCTGCTTAACGACAGCATGGGCTTGCACCAGCCTGGATACCACACTGACATCATCAAGCACCTTGGAGTCCAGATCAGCCTGATCACAGCTTACTCGCTTATCATCCTGCTGGGGCTGCTGGGCAATGCTCTCGTTATCTACATGATAGTTCGCTACAGAAACATGCGAACAGTCACCAACTTCTTCATAGCTAACCTGGCCCTGGCAGACCTTCTCGTGAACACCTTCTGTTTGCCCTTCACTCTGGTTTACACTCTTCTAGAAGAGTGGACATTTGGGGCTGTGTTGTGCCACATGGTGCCCTTTGCCCAGGCTCTGAGTGTGCACGTATCCATCCTCACCATGACTGTCATAGCTCTGGAGCGCTATCGTTGCATCGTCTTCCACCTTGGAATGCGGCTCACGTGGCACTCGAGCTTCCTCATCATGGCATTCACCTGGACTGTGTCTGCTGTCCTGGCAGCACCCCTCGCCATCTTCAGAGAGTTCCGCTATGAAGAGATCCCGTCGATCAACCGACGCTTTCCCGTCTGCACTGAAAAGTGGCCCCAAGTGACCAGCAGGGATGGGCTCATCTTCAGCCTCTCAATGCTCCTCCTGCAGTATATCATTCCTCTAGCCATCATCAGTTACGCCTACATCTGCATCTGGGTCAAACTGAAAAATCACATCAGCCCATCAAGCCGCAACGACAGCATCAACCGCCGCAAAAAGACCACAAAGATGCTGGCGcttgtggtggtggtgtttgCCATCTGCTGGCTGCCCTTCCATGCCTTTCAGTTGGCCATCGACCTGGACCTGGTGCTCAGGCTCGAGGAGTATAAACTAATATACACCGTGTTCCACATTGTGGCTATGTGTTCAACTTTTACCAACCCTCTCCTGTACGGGTGGATGAATAAAAACTACAGGAATGGCTTCCTCATGGTGTTCCGGTGCGAAGACAAGCCGGATACTTTCCACCTGGAAGGCTCATTCAGGACTCGCTCCTTGAGGAGGACGACTCTGAACGGCCGTAACGGCGGACACCCTCCCACTGCTGTGTGA
- the trim105 gene encoding tripartite motif containing 105, protein MAAAAAVQSTRGSLREDLTCAICCDLFREPVMLACMHHFCKSCISRYWRGTEGPVTCPQCRKEFSSKQFHTNYLVAAMVEKVRATTSDAYTKNLEKQLKETLESHRLRKQDFINSIHRDKEKMNIIKRVAADLQARVKSEFQALHQILHDEEACTLEQLRREQEEELVKVQHHLEVTEQAAKELEDNIKALQEASTATQDIVLTELPALRPCAQVDVAPEFDINAFSNKYLAPLQYITWRRMFKSLKPGPSLLTFDVDTAHPSIQVSRDKTVAVESNAMTHHVNHNKRFLQCVNILAAQGFQSGQHYWEVEVGTSPKWDLGVALENVNRHARIKLSPESGYWTLRLRNGNEYSVGKQPWERLRVRSSPHRLGVFLDCDERRVSFYNADDMSLLYSFANGPRGKAFPFFSPCITDSRHKPQPIKLLHYPPAALSG, encoded by the exons atggctgctgctgctgctgttcagtCCACCAGAGGCAGTCTGAGAGAGGACCTGACATGTGCCATATGCTGTGATCTGTTCCGAGAGCCTGTCATGTTGGCCTGTATGCACCATTTCTGCAAATCTTGCATATCCAGGTACTGGAGAGGAACGGAGGGGCCGGTCACCTGCCCACAATGCCGCAAGGAGTTCAGCTCCAAGCAGTTTCACACTAACTACCTTGTGGCAGCCATGGTGGAGAAGGTCCGTGCCACTACCTCGGATGCTTACACCAAGAACCTAGAG AAACAACTGAAGGAGACTTTGGAGAGCCACCGCCTGAGGAAGCAGGACTTCATCAACAGCAttcacagagacaaagaaaagatgaaTATTATAAAG AGGGTCGCGGCAGATCTCCAGGCGCGTGTCAAAAGTGAGTTCCAAGCTCTCCATCAGATCCTGCACGATGAGGAAGCCTGTACGCTGGAGCAGCTGAGgagggagcaggaggaggagctggtgaAAGTCCAGCACCACCTGGAGGTCACGGAGCAGGCAGCGAAGGAGCTGGAGGACAATATAAAAGCGCTGCAGGAGGCCAGCACTGCCACCCAGGACATCGTACTGACTGAG CTCCCAGCGCTAAG ACCATGTGCGCAGGTGGATGTTGCCCCGGAGTTTGATATAAATGCTTTCAGTAACAAATACCTGGCTCCCTTACAATACATCACATGGAGGAGGATGTTCAAATCTTTGAAACCAG GTCCCTCCCTGTTGACGTTTGATGTCGACACAGCACACCCGAGCATTCAAGTCTCAAGAGACAAGACCGTGGCGGTTGAATCTAACGCCATGACCCACCACGTGAACCACAACAAGCGCTTCCTCCAGTGCGTCAATATTCTGGCTGCCCAGGGCTTCCAGTCGGGTCAACACTACTGGGAGGTAGAAGTGGGCACCAGCCCTAAGTGGGACCTGGGAGTGGCCTTGGAGAATGTCAACAGGCACGCTCGGATCAAGCTGAGCCCGGAAAGCGGCTACTGGACCTTGCGGCTGCGCAACGGGAACGAGTACTCGGTGGGAAAGCAGCCGTGGGAGAGGCTGCGGGTCAGATCTTCCCCGCACAGGCTCGGGGTTTTCTTGGACTGCGACGAGAGGAGGGTCTCCTTCTACAACGCAGACGACATGAGTCTGCTCTACTCGTTCGCCAACGGGCCGAGGGGCAAGGCGTTCCCCTTCTTTAGCCCGTGCATTACAGACAGCCGCCACAAACCTCAGCCCATAAAGCTCCTCCACTACCCTCCTGCCGCTCTGTCCGGCTGA